The genomic DNA CACGAGTACCGCGAGAAGATGCTTGAAGCGGTGGCTGATTTCGACGACCATCTGCTCGAGCAGTTCCTGCACGACCAGCCGATCGATCCGTCGCAGGTGATCTCCGCGGTTCGTAAGGCGACCATTGCATCGAAAATGGTGCCGGTGATTTGTGGGTCATCATTCAAGAATAAGGGTGTCCAGAAGCTGCTCGACACCATCGTCGAATTCCTGCCGTCACCACTCGACAAGCCGCCGGTCAAGGGACATTCGGTCGACAACTCCGAGAAGATCATCGAGCGGAAAGTAAGCATCGAAGAGCCGGCCTCGGCGCTGGCATTCAAGATCATGACGGACCCGTATGTTGGCCGTCTTACGTATTTGCGTGTGTATTCCGGCACCATTAAGGCCGGCTCCTATCTGTATAACCCAATCAGCGGGATCAAGGAGCGGGTCGCTCGTCTGCTTCGCATGCATTCCAACAAGCGTGAAGATATTCAAGAGGCCTACGCAGGTGACATTATCGCCGCTATCGGTTTGCGCAAGACCACTACCGGCGATACGCTGTGCGATCTGAAGCACCCGATCATTCTCGAGCGGATGTCGTTCCCGGAGCCGGTGGTCATGGTCTCCATCGAGCCCAAGACGAAGGCGGACCAGGACAAGCTGACCGATGCGCTTCTGAAGCTCTCTGAGGAAGACCCCACCTTTCAGGTGCGCCAGGACGAAGAAACCGGGCAGACGATCATCAGCGGCATGGGGGAACTGCATCTTGAGATACTGGTGGATCGTCTGATGCGCGAGTTCGGTGTTGGCGCCTCCGTTGGTCGTCCGTCAGTCGCCTACAAAGAGACCATCACGCGTGACGTGGAATGCGAGGGGAAATTTGTCCGACAGAGCGGTGGCCGCGGCCAGTACGGGCATGTGGTCATGCGCATGCGCCCAACTGCGGATGGCGCCGAGTTCCATTTCGAAAACAAGATCGTTGGCGGCGTCGTGCCGCGTGAGTATATTGCGGCGATTGAGAAGGGCATCAAGGAGGCCATGACCAACGGCGTCCTGGCCGGCTATCCGGTGACCGGCGTGCATTGCCAGGTAATCGATGGCTCGTATCACGAAGTGGATTCGAGCGAGTTGGCGTTTAAGGTGGCCGGGTCCATGGCGTTTCAGGATGGCGCCAAGAAGGCGGGACCGATTATTCTCGAGCCCATCATGGATGTGGAAGTGGTGGTACCGGAGGCGTACATGGGCTCGGTG from Candidatus Zixiibacteriota bacterium includes the following:
- the fusA gene encoding elongation factor G; this translates as MPSNTDLQKVRNIGIMAHIDAGKTTTTERILFYTGKTHRLGEVHDGAAIMDWMEQEKERGITITSAATTCLWDGHTINIIDTPGHVDFTVEVERSLRVLDGAVALFCAVGGVEPQSETVWRQADKYNVPRVAYINKMDRVGANFANTLKEMNERLSGNCVPIAIPAGEGEMFSGVVDLVTMKFRVYHEESQGMQYEDLEVPHDLQSITHEYREKMLEAVADFDDHLLEQFLHDQPIDPSQVISAVRKATIASKMVPVICGSSFKNKGVQKLLDTIVEFLPSPLDKPPVKGHSVDNSEKIIERKVSIEEPASALAFKIMTDPYVGRLTYLRVYSGTIKAGSYLYNPISGIKERVARLLRMHSNKREDIQEAYAGDIIAAIGLRKTTTGDTLCDLKHPIILERMSFPEPVVMVSIEPKTKADQDKLTDALLKLSEEDPTFQVRQDEETGQTIISGMGELHLEILVDRLMREFGVGASVGRPSVAYKETITRDVECEGKFVRQSGGRGQYGHVVMRMRPTADGAEFHFENKIVGGVVPREYIAAIEKGIKEAMTNGVLAGYPVTGVHCQVIDGSYHEVDSSELAFKVAGSMAFQDGAKKAGPIILEPIMDVEVVVPEAYMGSVVGDLNSRRGKINGMVPRNDVQVIAVAVPLSEMFGYANTLRNISQGRAVFTMQFSRYAPVPTEVSKKMLENVA